From a single Dysidea avara chromosome 14, odDysAvar1.4, whole genome shotgun sequence genomic region:
- the LOC136244871 gene encoding arginine/serine-rich coiled-coil protein 2-like isoform X1: protein MDNIVGYYGSSSPEESQENENGAGPPPAENSDEHSSKKSTSASSSSSRDKSSSPDHCSDPPYQHGNQRRSSYRERSISRSPPRFERRSSPDRRNRYRRSRSRSQERRRRSRSPPDRRRRSRSRSQERRGRSRSRSQERRRRSRSRSPEARSHYGRRSPPRQYSRNRRPSSPHRRDRRSRSPVKRRYPSTPVVIPHRSKQPDGNTTGESAQVDDTTSNVPGATPEQRLENALSVMQHHRPIRPGGMSVQQYQVVQEKRKQLWKKKTPTTSTQWDAYAATFSQSGGSTPGDNSEDPQEKFRRLMGMKGDNKPLNQDTMQKSSEIITKQNKLLADLDQQYEESRFLTHRARGVGFGFGGSIVSNLTKTEGVVSEKGPEDK, encoded by the exons GCGGGACCTCCACCAGCTGAGAATAGTGATGAACACAGCTCTAAGAAATCCACCTCCGCATCATCAAGCAGTAGTAGGGACAAATCATCTTCACCAGATCATTGTTCTGATCCACCATATCAACATGGCAATCAAAGAAGATCAAGCTACAGAGAGAGGTCAATATCACGTAGTCCACCAAGATTTGAGCGTCGGTCTTCTCCTGATAGAAGAAATCGCTACAGAAGGTCACGGTCACGCAGTCAGGAAAGACGTCGAAGATCACGAAGTCCTCCAGATAGACGCCGCAGGTCAAGGTCGCGCAGTCAAGAAAGACGTGGAAGATCAAGATCACGCAGTCAAGAAAGGCGTCGCAGGTCAAGATCACGCAGTCCTGAGGCCAGAAGTCACTATGGTCGTCGTTCCCCTCCAAGACAATACAGCAGAAATCGTAGACCCTCGTCACCTCACAG GAGAGATAGGAGATCAAGATCACCAGTCAAAAGAAGATACCCTTCTACTCCAGTTGTCATCCCTCATCGTAGCAAGCAGCCTGATGGCAACACAACAG GTGAGTCAGCCCAAGTGGATGACACCACATCCAATG TTCCTGGAGCTACTCCAGAGCAGAGGCTGGAGAATGCACTGTCAGTGATGCAGCACCACCGTCCCATCAGACCTGGTGGCATGAGTGTACAGCAATACCAAGTTGTCCAAGAGAAGAGGAAACAACTGTGGAAGAAGAAA ACACCAACCACCTCTACACAATGGGATGCTTATGCTGCTACATTCAGCCAATCAGGTGGCTCCACACCAGGAGATAACAGCGAAGACCCCCAGGAAAAGTTCCGTCGGCTGATGGGAATGAAAGGCGACAACAAGCCGCTGAATCAGGATACAATGCAGAAGTCAAGTGAGATCATTACCAAGCAGAACAAGCTGTTGGCAGACCTTGATCAGCAGTATGAGGAGTCCCGTTTCTTGACACACAGAGCAAGAGGCGTCGGGTTCGGTTTTGGTGGCAGTATAGTAAGCAACCTAACAAAAACTGAAGGAGTTGTAAGTGAGAAAGGTCCAGAAGATAAATAG
- the LOC136244869 gene encoding F-box only protein 21-like isoform X2: protein MSDISSVEIKRVKTETEEDHLPDYFDWLPTELIELVVTCGPLELRDYCTLTRVSTKFKVIVDRLWKGHAQKRSTWIKWSSLQSAGVSWYEVCKECHKCEKAITRELDRLSKLGYTVEVLDEYVIRPLLKLPHPVELVQIMLNDILDQPLLEANLIHQHYGHYVYEHLIQQQLLKKLITFFSQPDEHQDWVEGAIIIAQWMQAPCTVDGTMVTNQINEIAQAVGLHILQMRGIKDSQNIMSTIKGLSLSSSAVIQSINEILYNQMKFTGNSEDYYNPNNSYIDKVLETRKGIPITLCCLYASVAKRLGLKLEPVNAPRHFLLKLPSESSGEEITYIDAFNRGRISHQPSNPKSHPELKLLTVYFRMLANLLQIFAYMLPKRTWHGSVNRWSSIPICSAISLQWELVYAAKPVRLPNTLEMAMHLAIRHHYYVERIVEVAEAIGRSDNFEMAWRATMDEDDDGNEIPKEKRRAPEMIWHIGMVMKHVLKSTVVSREGARPHSTLGS from the exons ATGTCTGATATCAGCAGTGTTGAAATAAAGAGAGTAAAGACGGAGACAGAAGAAGATCACCTACCAGATTATTTTGATTGGCTACCGACTGAATTGATCGAATTGGTAGTGACGTGCGGACCGCTGGAGTTGCGCGACTATTGCACACTAACGCGCGTCAGTACGAAGTTTAAAGTGATCGTAGATAGACTCTGGAAGGGACATGCTCAGAAAAG ATCAACCTGGATAAAGTGGTCCAGTTTACAGTCAGCAGGGGTCAGCTGGTATGAAGTGTGTAAAGAGTGTCACAAATGTGAAAAGGCCATCACTCGAGAGTTAGACAGGCTCTCCAAGCTCGGCTACACTGTTGAAGTACTTGATGAATATGTGATACGACCATTGCTCAAGCTACCCCATCCAGTGGAACTGGTTCAGATTATGCTCAACGATATACTGGATCAGCCACTACT TGAGGCAAATTTGATCCACCAACATTATGGTCACTACGTATATGAGCACCTCATTCAGCAGCAACTGCTAAAGAAGTTGATAACTTTCTTCTCACAACCTGATGAACACCAAGACTGGGTAGAAG GTGCCATAATTATAGCTCAATGGATGCAAGCACCATGCACAGTGGATGGCACCATGGTAACCAATCAGATTAATGAAATAGCTCAAGCAGTAGGATTACACATCCTCCAAATGAGGGGCATTAAAGACTCACAAAATATCATGTCAACAATAAAAGGACTATCACTGTCCAGCTCAGCAGTGATCCAATCTATCAATGAAATATTATACAATCAAATGAAGTTCACAGGGAACAGTGAAGACTATTATAATCCTAATAATTCTTATATTGACAAG GTGCTGGAAACAAGAAAAGGTATTCCCATCACACTTTGTTGTTTATATGCGTCGGTTGCAAAACGTCTGGGACTGAAACTAGAACCA GTAAATGCTCCAAGACACTTCTTGTTAAAGCTACCATCAGAAAGCAG TGGTGAAGAAATCACTTACATTGATGCATTCAATCGTGGGCGGATTTCTCATCAACCCTCCAATCCAAAATCACATCCAGAACTTAAATTATTAACA GTATATTTCAGAATGTTGGCTAACTTGCTGCAGATATTTGCCTACATGTTACCAAAAAGAACTTGGCATGGTTCTGTTAACAGATG GTCATCCATTCCGATATGCTCAGCAATCAGTCTTCAATGGGAACTGGTTTATGCTGCAAAGCCAGTCCGACTACCCAACACACTAGAGATGGCCATGCACCTTGCCATACGACATCACTACTATGTTGAAAGA ATTGTTGAAGTGGCTGAAGCTATAGGACGCAGTGATAACTTTGAGATGGCATGGCGGGCAACAATGGATGAGGATGATGATGGTAATGAGATACCTAAG GAGAAACGTAGAGCTCCAGAGATGATATGGCACATTGGCATGGTGATGAAACATGTTCT AAAATCTACAGTTGTGTCCAGAGAAGGAGCTAGGCCCCATTCAACACTGGGAAGTTAG
- the LOC136244869 gene encoding F-box only protein 21-like isoform X1 — translation MSDISSVEIKRVKTETEEDHLPDYFDWLPTELIELVVTCGPLELRDYCTLTRVSTKFKVIVDRLWKGHAQKRSTWIKWSSLQSAGVSWYEVCKECHKCEKAITRELDRLSKLGYTVEVLDEYVIRPLLKLPHPVELVQIMLNDILDQPLLEANLIHQHYGHYVYEHLIQQQLLKKLITFFSQPDEHQDWVEGAIIIAQWMQAPCTVDGTMVTNQINEIAQAVGLHILQMRGIKDSQNIMSTIKGLSLSSSAVIQSINEILYNQMKFTGNSEDYYNPNNSYIDKVLETRKGIPITLCCLYASVAKRLGLKLEPVNAPRHFLLKLPSESSGEEITYIDAFNRGRISHQPSNPKSHPELKLLTVYFRMLANLLQIFAYMLPKRTWHGSVNRWSSIPICSAISLQWELVYAAKPVRLPNTLEMAMHLAIRHHYYVERIVEVAEAIGRSDNFEMAWRATMDEDDDGNEIPKEKRRAPEMIWHIGMVMKHVLYHYHCVIYGRDESCKLSEEWQRQMGVRRDTAKKPFYNVLVEDGSNRYAAQENLQLCPEKELGPIQHWEVSKYFVRWTGRVYIPGGTLSKCYPEDVVYLKNNYT, via the exons ATGTCTGATATCAGCAGTGTTGAAATAAAGAGAGTAAAGACGGAGACAGAAGAAGATCACCTACCAGATTATTTTGATTGGCTACCGACTGAATTGATCGAATTGGTAGTGACGTGCGGACCGCTGGAGTTGCGCGACTATTGCACACTAACGCGCGTCAGTACGAAGTTTAAAGTGATCGTAGATAGACTCTGGAAGGGACATGCTCAGAAAAG ATCAACCTGGATAAAGTGGTCCAGTTTACAGTCAGCAGGGGTCAGCTGGTATGAAGTGTGTAAAGAGTGTCACAAATGTGAAAAGGCCATCACTCGAGAGTTAGACAGGCTCTCCAAGCTCGGCTACACTGTTGAAGTACTTGATGAATATGTGATACGACCATTGCTCAAGCTACCCCATCCAGTGGAACTGGTTCAGATTATGCTCAACGATATACTGGATCAGCCACTACT TGAGGCAAATTTGATCCACCAACATTATGGTCACTACGTATATGAGCACCTCATTCAGCAGCAACTGCTAAAGAAGTTGATAACTTTCTTCTCACAACCTGATGAACACCAAGACTGGGTAGAAG GTGCCATAATTATAGCTCAATGGATGCAAGCACCATGCACAGTGGATGGCACCATGGTAACCAATCAGATTAATGAAATAGCTCAAGCAGTAGGATTACACATCCTCCAAATGAGGGGCATTAAAGACTCACAAAATATCATGTCAACAATAAAAGGACTATCACTGTCCAGCTCAGCAGTGATCCAATCTATCAATGAAATATTATACAATCAAATGAAGTTCACAGGGAACAGTGAAGACTATTATAATCCTAATAATTCTTATATTGACAAG GTGCTGGAAACAAGAAAAGGTATTCCCATCACACTTTGTTGTTTATATGCGTCGGTTGCAAAACGTCTGGGACTGAAACTAGAACCA GTAAATGCTCCAAGACACTTCTTGTTAAAGCTACCATCAGAAAGCAG TGGTGAAGAAATCACTTACATTGATGCATTCAATCGTGGGCGGATTTCTCATCAACCCTCCAATCCAAAATCACATCCAGAACTTAAATTATTAACA GTATATTTCAGAATGTTGGCTAACTTGCTGCAGATATTTGCCTACATGTTACCAAAAAGAACTTGGCATGGTTCTGTTAACAGATG GTCATCCATTCCGATATGCTCAGCAATCAGTCTTCAATGGGAACTGGTTTATGCTGCAAAGCCAGTCCGACTACCCAACACACTAGAGATGGCCATGCACCTTGCCATACGACATCACTACTATGTTGAAAGA ATTGTTGAAGTGGCTGAAGCTATAGGACGCAGTGATAACTTTGAGATGGCATGGCGGGCAACAATGGATGAGGATGATGATGGTAATGAGATACCTAAG GAGAAACGTAGAGCTCCAGAGATGATATGGCACATTGGCATGGTGATGAAACATGTTCT GTATCACTACCATTGTGTCATATATGGGAGGGACGAGAGCTGCAAGTTGAGTGAGGAATGGCAGCGTCAGATGGGAGTGAGGAGAGACACTGCTAAGAAGCCATTTTATAATGTCTTAGTAGAGGATGGCTCTAATAGATATGCAGCACAag AAAATCTACAGTTGTGTCCAGAGAAGGAGCTAGGCCCCATTCAACACTGGGAAGTTAGCAAGTACTTTGTGAGATGGACCGGACGAGTTTACATTCCTGGGGGAACACTGAGCAAGTGTTATCCAGAGGATGTGGTGTATCTGAAGAACAATTACACTTAA
- the LOC136244601 gene encoding uncharacterized protein, whose amino-acid sequence MSHLKYFPVTRLVDYSSFNYYYAFDNTPPEDFLQSVTTDVSEPAILSLGCGDIRSCFYTLWNNFDQRHSRNFKGVRFVLNDNSAAVLARNIIFLYLCTKMPRDKDGVMNWVASFWSIWYCLELLPQHKQVLMDALSQLLQWSKSIKSWSEQADNPLRTLVQFTTPTSLSKIRRVWQMWYSDSRTVEQARAARLAFLKESDVETYHNNIHNYLIHFLGCFLYCKSSCKLSEAGYKRIQDEIEFYYQIGTVFAEKVLGLPVAKCRLTNTTLFESSDGSYTFHSIACPYKCFFHTFRFSPEKVKKLGYSGIPMLVGDDKFVHHPLLANSVQQFSLWIRSSAEILSKPNHISFTFHCSNAMEFCMCLQDKQQDFSCTFPHQFDAIHAADLIDFVSPPSLVLVAMPVLKQTGLLFTETFHLNALLDPSAGYLKSVFGFDGQHLPLICGIRCVDHDDKYSSEVSFKPVPTSAELDGLHCMVSKALIWQHAVATPLKQLKPKDFAAVGYTICAAVKHMLTCCRANKTCPAPVETSLCTETVILLLQSFVAQLDRVEYDYTSYKFWVPLCSLLLDQKCLKAFILSLQTQALLHGLHLHLMVTTTNCPVCCKKPVSSFINQYSLQVKNHPICEQPRVAVLLHRIPPVEVFILKTWGEIASGDVSDVHVFDALGGGIETNGNLNVEFFAPASLLHKGYQVSVISSHAFCTTSVVAMYEKLSNCKVTNHRYSFRQLISGQPKPTSSSLGTLLQHSGNVDTFESVMSLSDQCMSALEHSHLTTKQLNCRTIRIEIEELQFDICYPFPVDYGKISIKLSRKNKKLTIVAQRKCYNKYKEELVRIVNPDNVLSLPVIPISEEDLGWYSGFQYSPKEHEIMDITTDQYSLNPVELNVKLTLATLLQKSDRHYVQLICDSEPQNVFDYSNIFQCFMVIENRRFDLQTKSPVMDVHFCFLNTERCVSTYLEWFCINETEASTVWDICIDETERRMLEQIFNYFASCTVSTSKKKHHGKRHKQLVRYKIDHFFTRALVYPLYPNYNAFGTGLTKSGLPQAFSHVDCTGTPHSSEKRCSYCGKYSENLKKCSHCHSVQYCNQTCQRKHWGVHKAVCQLFKQD is encoded by the coding sequence ATGAGTCATTTGAAGTACTTCCCAGTTACCCGACTGGTTGACTACAGCAGCTTCAACTATTACTATGCCTTTGATAACACTCCACCAGAAGATTTCCTACAAAGTGTCACAACAGATGTCAGTGAGCCTGCCATCCTGTCACTAGGATGTGGTGACATTCGATCATGTTTCTACACTTTGTGGAATAACTTTGACCAGAGACACTCACGTAACTTTAAGGGTGTCCGTTTTGTATTGAATGATAACAGTGCAGCAGTGTTGGCTCGTAACATCATCTTCCTCTACTTGTGTACTAAGATGCCCAGAGATAAAGATGGTGTGATGAATTGGGTGGCATCATTTTGGTCTATCTGGTATTGTCTCGAGTTACTACCACAACACAAACAAGTATTGATGGATGCTTTATCACAACTTCTTCAGTGGTCAAAGAGTATCAAGTCGTGGTCAGAACAAGCAGATAATCCTTTAAGAACACTAGTCCAGTTTACCACACCCACCAGCCTCTCAAAGATCCGTCGTGTGTGGCAGATGTGGTACAGCGATAGTCGTACAGTGGAACAAGCCAGAGCTGCCAGGTTGGCATTCCTGAAAGAGAGTGACGTGGAAACGTATCACAATAACATACACAATTATTTGATACACTTCTTGGGCTGCTTTCTCTACTGCAAGTCATCTTGCAAATTATCTGAAGCTGGTTATAAACGTATACAAGATGAGATTGAGTTTTACTATCAAATTGGAACAGTATTTGCTGAGAAAGTGTTGGGCTTACCTGTAGCAAAGTGTCGGTTAACTAATACCACTCTGTTTGAGAGCTCTGATGGCAGTTACACTTTTCACAGTATTGCTTGTCCCTACAAATGCTTTTTTCACACGTTTCGGTTTTCTCCAGAGAAAGTAAAGAAGCTTGGTTATTCTGGTATTCCTATGCTTGTCGGTGATGACAAGTTTGTACATCATCCATTACTTGCTAACAGTGTGCAACAGTTCTCACTGTGGATAAGATCCAGTGCTGAAATACTATCCAAGCCCAATCACATTTCATTCACGTTTCATTGTTCAAATGCTATGGAATTTTGCATGTGTTTACAAGACAAACAACAAGACTTCTCCTGTACCTTTCCTCACCAGTTTGATGCTATTCATGCTGCAGATCTTATTGACTTTGTGTCACCTCCCAGCCTTGTGTTAGTGGCGATGCCAGTTCTGAAGCAGACTGGTTTGTTGTTCACAGAAACATTTCACCTAAATGCGTTATTAGACCCATCAGCGGGGTATTTGAAATCAGTGTTTGGTTTTGATGGTCAACATCTCCCGTTGATCTGTGGAATCCGATGTGTTGACCATGATGATAAATACAGCAGTGAAGTCTCCTTCAAGCCTGTTCCCACTAGTGCTGAACTGGATGGCTTACATTGTATGGTATCAAAAGCCCTCATCTGGCAGCATGCTGTCGCTACACCACTGAAACAGCTTAAACCAAAGGATTTTGCTGCTGTAGGCTACACCATTTGTGCTGCTGTCAAGCACATGTTGACCTGTTGTAGAGCAAACAAAACTTGTCCTGCTCCAGTTGAGACTTCATTGTGTACAGAGACAGTGATACTTCTGCTGCAGTCGTTTGTTGCACAATTGGACAGAGTGGAGTACGATTACACCAGTTACAAGTTCTGGGTGCCATTGTGTAGTCTTCTGTTGGATCAAAAGTGTCTTAAGGCATTCATCTTGTCCCTCCAGACACAGGCACTGTTACATGGCCTCCACCTTCACTTGATGGTAACCACCACAAACTGTCCTGTGTGTTGTAAGAAGCCTGTGTCAAGTTTCATCAACCAGTATTCACTACAGGTAAAGAATCATCCTATCTGTGAGCAGCCCAGAGTTGCAGTCTTGTTACACAGAATACCTCCAGTTGAGGTATTCATACTGAAGACATGGGGAGAGATAGCTTCAGGTGATGTGAGTGATGTTCATGTTTTTGATGCTCTAGGAGGAGGAATTGAAACTAATGGAAACTTGAACGTTGAATTCTTTGCTCCAGCAAGTCTCCTACACAAAGGCTACCAGGTGTCAGTTATTTCAAGTCATGCATTTTGCACTACATCTGTTGTAGCAATGTATGAAAAACTGAGCAACTGCAAGGTGACAAATCACAGGTATTCCTTCCGTCAACTCATCAGTGGTCAACCCAAACCAACCAGCTCATCTCTGGGCACATTACTACAACACTCAGGTAATGTTGACACCTTTGAGTCTGTGATGTCACTAAGTGATCAGTGTATGTCTGCCCTGGAGCACAGCCACCTTACCACTAAACAGCTAAACTGTAGAACAATCAGAATTGAGATTGAGGAACTTCAGTTTGATATTTGCTACCCTTTTCCTGTTGACTATGGCAAGATTTCTATCAAGTTGTCTCGTAAGAACAAGAAGCTTACGATTGTTGCTCAACGCAAGTGCTACAACAAGTACAAAGAAGAACTGGTGCGTATTGTGAACCCAGATAATGTCTTGTCTCTCCCTGTGATACCAATTAGTGAAGAAGACCTGGGCTGGTATTCAGGCTTCCAGTACAGTCCCAAGGAACATGAAATTATGGACATAACTACCGATCAATATTCGCTTAACCCTGTGGAGCTGAATGTCAAGTTAACTCTAGCTACTCTTCTACAGAAGTCTGACAGGCACTATGTCCAGCTCATTTGTGATAGTGAACCACAGAACGTATTTGACTATAGTAACATATTTCAGTGTTTTATGGTGATTGAAAACCGAAGATTTGACCTCCAGACCAAGAGCCCTGTCATGGACGTCCATTTCTGTTTCCTGAATACAGAGAGGTGTGTAAGCACTTATTTGGAGTGGTTCTGCATCAATGAAACTGAAGCAAGTACGGTGTGGGATATCTGTATTGATGAAACAGAGCGTCGAATGCTGGAACAGATTTTCAACTATTTTGCCAGCTGTactgtgtcaacatcaaagaaGAAGCATCATGGCAAGAGACACAAGCAGCTTGTTAGGTACAAGATAGATCATTTTTTCACCAGGGCTTTGGTGTACCCTTTATATCCGAACTACAACGCATTTGGCACCGGACTAACCAAGTCTGGATTACCCCAAGCATTCAGTCATGTTGATTGTACTGGCACACCACACTCCAGCGAGAAGAGATGCAGCTACTGTGGAAAGTACTCAGAGAATCTCAAGAAGTGTTCTCACTGCCATTCAGTACAGTATTGTAATCAAACATGTCAGAGGAAACACTGGGGTGTCCACAAGGCTGTTTGTCAGCTGTTCAAACAGGACTAA
- the LOC136244871 gene encoding arginine/serine-rich coiled-coil protein 2-like isoform X2, with product MDNIVGYYGSSSPEESQENENGAGPPPAENSDEHSSKKSTSASSSSSRDKSSSPDHCSDPPYQHGNQRRSSYRERRNRYRRSRSRSQERRRRSRSPPDRRRRSRSRSQERRGRSRSRSQERRRRSRSRSPEARSHYGRRSPPRQYSRNRRPSSPHRRDRRSRSPVKRRYPSTPVVIPHRSKQPDGNTTGESAQVDDTTSNVPGATPEQRLENALSVMQHHRPIRPGGMSVQQYQVVQEKRKQLWKKKTPTTSTQWDAYAATFSQSGGSTPGDNSEDPQEKFRRLMGMKGDNKPLNQDTMQKSSEIITKQNKLLADLDQQYEESRFLTHRARGVGFGFGGSIVSNLTKTEGVVSEKGPEDK from the exons GCGGGACCTCCACCAGCTGAGAATAGTGATGAACACAGCTCTAAGAAATCCACCTCCGCATCATCAAGCAGTAGTAGGGACAAATCATCTTCACCAGATCATTGTTCTGATCCACCATATCAACATGGCAATCAAAGAAGATCAAGCTACAGAGAGAG AAGAAATCGCTACAGAAGGTCACGGTCACGCAGTCAGGAAAGACGTCGAAGATCACGAAGTCCTCCAGATAGACGCCGCAGGTCAAGGTCGCGCAGTCAAGAAAGACGTGGAAGATCAAGATCACGCAGTCAAGAAAGGCGTCGCAGGTCAAGATCACGCAGTCCTGAGGCCAGAAGTCACTATGGTCGTCGTTCCCCTCCAAGACAATACAGCAGAAATCGTAGACCCTCGTCACCTCACAG GAGAGATAGGAGATCAAGATCACCAGTCAAAAGAAGATACCCTTCTACTCCAGTTGTCATCCCTCATCGTAGCAAGCAGCCTGATGGCAACACAACAG GTGAGTCAGCCCAAGTGGATGACACCACATCCAATG TTCCTGGAGCTACTCCAGAGCAGAGGCTGGAGAATGCACTGTCAGTGATGCAGCACCACCGTCCCATCAGACCTGGTGGCATGAGTGTACAGCAATACCAAGTTGTCCAAGAGAAGAGGAAACAACTGTGGAAGAAGAAA ACACCAACCACCTCTACACAATGGGATGCTTATGCTGCTACATTCAGCCAATCAGGTGGCTCCACACCAGGAGATAACAGCGAAGACCCCCAGGAAAAGTTCCGTCGGCTGATGGGAATGAAAGGCGACAACAAGCCGCTGAATCAGGATACAATGCAGAAGTCAAGTGAGATCATTACCAAGCAGAACAAGCTGTTGGCAGACCTTGATCAGCAGTATGAGGAGTCCCGTTTCTTGACACACAGAGCAAGAGGCGTCGGGTTCGGTTTTGGTGGCAGTATAGTAAGCAACCTAACAAAAACTGAAGGAGTTGTAAGTGAGAAAGGTCCAGAAGATAAATAG
- the LOC136244328 gene encoding cytochrome P450 4B1-like encodes MSYFLLVLCALLIVWFARMILGHVKWWRYLWYLRTSLPGPPRHWLLGNIPTLGTGEVSVHNTIRYFKDYPDLYVLFFGPFRPGIVLTNIEYIRTILKSTEPKSPNYLFLFDWIGDGLLLSSGDKWFKRRKMLTPAFHFDILKSYVPVVNDVSHVLLDIWQEHADKGTSFNVFDYISLFTLDVLLRCAFSDHSSSCLAEKDNNPYVKAVHGISQIPRQRFRFLPYHINWIFKLSPMGRRFHQYVRVLHEYSEKAIGKRRKQLLEEGSASLSKKYVDFLDILLSAKDEDGNGLTDVEIREEVNTFMFEGHDTTASGLCWTLYCLAKYPEHQEKCRSEVKELLSNKDDVTWEDLNKLVYTSMCIKESMRMYPPVPLYSRQLSQDYTLDGYKLQKGSVVTVNVNGHHHNPRIWPDPEKFDPQRFSAENAKTHDSFAFIPFSAGPRNCIGQNFAMNEMKIAIAHIINRFRIEVDPLQKTERVVALILRAKYGILLKLSSL; translated from the exons ATGTCGTATTTTCTGCTGGTGTTGTGTGCATTGTTGATCGTTTGGTTTGCTCGCATGATTTTGGGTCATGTGAAGTGGTGGAGATACTTGTGGTACCTTCGCACTAGCTTACCAGGACCTCCTCGACACTGGCTACTGGGGAATATCCCTACA TTGGGAACCGGAGAAGTGTCCGTTCATAACACAATCCGATACTTCAAGGATTATCCAGATCTCTATGTGCTGTTTTTTGGTCCTTTCAGGCCCGGTATAGTACTGACCAATATTGAGTACATTAGAACAATTCTGAAGAGCACAG AACCAAAATCACCTAATTATTTGTTCTTGTTTGACTGGATTG GTGATGGGTTGTTACTGAGTTCTGGAGACAAGTGGTTCAAGCGTCGCAAGATGCTCACCCCAGCGTTTCACTTTGACATCCTTAAGTCTTATGTCCCTGTTGTGAATGATGTCAGCCATGTGTTGCTG GATATCTGGCAAGAACACGCAGATAAGGGGACATCATTTAATGTTTTTGATTACATATCTCTGTTCACACTGGATGTTCTGTTGAGATGTGCCTTCTCTGATCATTCCAGCAGCTGTTTGGCTGAAAA GGACAACAATCCTTATGTGAAAGCAGTTCATGGGATTAGTCAAATACCAAGACAAAGATTCCG GTTCCTTCCATATCACATTAACTGGATCTTCAAGCTGAGCCCGATGGGTCGCAGGTTCCACCAGTACGTTAGGGTACTTCATGAATACTCTGAGAAGGCTATTGGAAAGAGAAGAAAGCAACTTCTTGAAGAG GGGTCTGCTAGTTTGTCAAAGAAGTATGTAGATTTTTTGGACATTTTATTATCTGCCAAA GATGAGGATGGCAACGGCTTGACTGATGTGGAGATCAGGGAAGAAGTTAACACTTTCATGTTTGAAGGACACGACACCACGGCCTCTG GATTATGTTGGACCCTGTACTGCTTGGCCAAGTACCCTGAACACCAGGAGAAGTGCCGAAGTGAAGTAAAGGAGTTGTTGTCAAACAAAGATGATGTCACCTG GGAGGATTTAAACAAACTGGTATACACGTCAATGTGTATAAAGGAATCGATGAGAATGTACCCACCAGTGCCACTTTACTCTAGACAGTTATCTCAAGACTACACACTTGATGGGTACAAGTTACAGAAAG GCAGTGTAGTCACTGTCAATGTTAATGGTCATCATCACAACCCAAGGATCTGGCCTGACCCTGAA AAATTTGATCCACAACGGTTCAGTGCTGAAAATGCTAAGACTCATGATTCATTTGCGTTCATCCCATTCTCGGCTGGTCCTCG AAATTGTATCGGCCAGAATTTTGCTATGAACGAGATGAAAATTGCTATAGCTCATATCATCAATCG GTTTCGCATTGAAGTAGACCCTTTGCAAAAGACTGAGCGAGTGGTAGCTTTAATCTTGCGAGCCAAGTACGGGATTTTATTGAAACTTTCTTCACTGTAA